A window from Pongo abelii isolate AG06213 chromosome 6, NHGRI_mPonAbe1-v2.0_pri, whole genome shotgun sequence encodes these proteins:
- the LOC100442657 gene encoding small ubiquitin-related modifier 2-like produces the protein MADEKPKEGVKSENNDHINSKVAGQDGSVVQFKIKRHTPLSKLMKAYCEQQGLSMRQIRFRFDGQPINETDTPAQLEMEDEDTIDVFQQQTGGVY, from the coding sequence ATGGCCGACGAAAAGCCCAAGGAAGGAGTCAAGTCAGAGAACAACGATCATATTAATTCGAAGGTGGCAGGGCAGGATGGTTCTGTGGTGCAGTTTAAGATTAAGAGGCATACACCACTTAGTAAACTAATGAAAGCCTATTGTGAACAACAGGGATTGTCAATGAGGCAGATCAGATTCCGATTCGACGGGCAACCAATCAATGAAACAGACACACCTGCACAGTTGGAAATGGAGGATGAAGATACAATTGATGTGTTCCAACAGCAGACGGGAGGTGTCTACTGA